A window of Rhododendron vialii isolate Sample 1 chromosome 13a, ASM3025357v1 contains these coding sequences:
- the LOC131315163 gene encoding disease resistance protein RUN1-like isoform X2: protein MEPDDVRIVAIWGMGGIGKTTIAKKLYNLIQHKFEGSSFLANIRETSKQPNGLVVLQKQLLSDILRTGTRILRNFDQGIEVIKRRAFCRKILLILDDVDDVQQLKALAVDQDFFGFGSRIIVTTRDISSLNVLKVDEIYEAEGLNEDESLELFRWHCFKKDHPTEDHLDLSRQVVHHVGGLPLALEVLGSFCCGKSIPQWKSAIAKLRKIPDDDVQGKLKISFDSLSKEVKELFLDMACFFVGTGQEFIVKILEGCNFFAEIGIRVLADRCLIKHDCNQIVMHDMLRDMGREIVRQESVKEPGRRSRLWYHEDALEVLGTEAVEGLFLNFHEPNEVQVNSKAFEKMNRLWLLHLNYVHLKEGYEHISRRLLWLCWNGFPLKCLPSSLHMENLVTLDLRYSSLKKAWKGTKILAKLKFLYLSHCYHLIETPNFSGLNNLEELLLNDCIRLVEVDKSIRFLNKLLVLDMKNCKKLWKLPSGILMLKSLKSLDLSGCSMLEKFSGFKGSPSKSQSSFLSSRIFRTKRVDSIVLSLSPIQGLSCLKELRMENCNLSCLPNEVGNLISLETLDLGRNNLRSLPDSICNLTRLKDLKLTGCNVSHLPCEMGRLISLETLDLNGNHLCTLPDSICNQSCLKKLYLSDCALSHLPNEIGKLATLETLILEGNSLLALPDSICNLARLENLSLKDCNVTHLPSEIGRVISLRTLDLGGNNLLTLPDSICNLGCLRELYLPHCNMSHLPDGIGMLSSLTCFDLESNNVCSLPNSFSDLASLEILRLNNCGRLQSLPELPVSLWHVDASYCTLLEFLHTGFKWQAGLYMSLPGCNMLAKNNFANNVIERLDQYKEWSALRRISGIYLPGDEVPDWFQYQYTGSELSLVVPPLVTRGIFGWILCIVFRTHKKPGQRSFMSIFSKSKKTEYFNFRTEVTYQDQDQMKLLYFPSDLTGIHLYGGDKLEIEISPFDRVKTLPWLTVKKCGINLIYE, encoded by the exons ATGGAACCAGATGATGTTCGCATTGTTGCAATATGGGGTATGGGTGGAATTGGTAAGACAACAATAGCTAAAAAGCTATATAATCTCATCCAACATAAATTTGAAGGTAGCAGCTTTCTTGCAAACATTAGAGAAACTTCGAAGCAACCAAATGGTCTGGTTGTTTTACAAAAGCAACTTCTTTCGGATATACTCCGAACTGGAACTCGTATCTTAAGAAATTTTGATCAAGGAATCGAGGTTATAAAACGGAGAGCTTTCTGTCGTAAGATTCTTCTTATTCTTGATGATGTGGATGATGTCCAACAATTGAAAGCATTAGCCGTAGACCAAGATTTCTTCGGTTTTGGAAGTAGGATTATCGTAACAACAAGAGATATTTCTTCTCTAAATGTTCTTAAAGTGGATGAGATATACGAGGCAGAGGGGTTGAACGAGGACGAATCTCTTGAACTCTTCAGGTGGCATTGCTTTAAGAAAGACCATCCTACAGAAGACCATTTGGACCTTTCACGCCAAGTTGTGCATCATGTTGGAGGGCTTCCATTAGCTCTTGAAGTTTTGGGTTCCTTTTGTTGTGGCAAGAGCATACCTCAATGGAAAAGTGCAATAGCGAAATTAAGAAAAATCCCTGATGATGATGTCCAAGGAAAACTTAAGATAAGTTTTGATTCGCTAAGCAAGGAAGTGAAGGAGTTGTTCCTAGATAtggcatgtttttttgttggaacaGGTCAAGAATTTATAGTAAAAATACTGGAAGGCTGCAACTTTTTTGCAGAAATTGGGATTCGGGTTCTAGCCGATCGGTGTCTCATAAAACATGACTGTAACCAAATTGTGATGCATGATATGCTTAGAGACATGGGCAGAGAAATCGTCCGGCAAGAATCTGTTAAGGAGCCAGGAAGGCGGAGCAGATTGTGGTATCATGAGGATGCTCTTGAAGTGCTG GGAACTGAAGCTGTTGAAGGCCTCTTCCTAAACTTTCATGAGCCGAATGAGGTCCAAGTAAATTCAAAggcatttgaaaagatgaacagATTGTGGCTGCTTCATCTCAATTATGTTCATCTCAAGGAAGGTTACGAACATATCTCCAGAAGACTATTGTGGCTATGTTGGAATGGCTTCCCATTGAAATGTTTGCCATCAAGCCTACATATGGAGAATTTAGTTACTCTTGACTTGCGATATAGTAGCCTGAAAAAAGCATGGAAGGGAACCAAG ATCTTGGCCAAACTGAAATTCCTTTACCTAAGTCATTGCTATCACCTGATCGAAACCCCCAACTTCTCTGGCCTAAACAATCTTGAGGAACTGTTGCTTAATGATTGCATAAGGTTGGTAGAGGTTGACAAATCTATTAGATTTCTCAACAAACTTCTTGTACTAGATATGAAGAACTGTAAAAAACTTTGGAAGCTTCCTTCAGGCATTTTGATGTTGAAATCTCTCAAAAGCCTTGATCTCTCCGGCTGCTCCATGCTTGAAAAATTTTCCGGATTCAAAGGATCACCATCTAAATCACAGTCCTCATTCCTCTCATCTAGGATTTTCAGAACAAAGAGAGTGGATTCTATTGTTTTGTCACTTTCCCCTATACAAGGCTTAAGTTGCTTAAAAGAATTAAGGATGGAAAACTGCaatctgtcatgtctaccaaaTGAAGTTGGGAATTTAATCTCATTGGAGACTTTGGATCTTGGCAGAAATAATTTGCGTAGCTTACCAGATAGTATCTGCAACCTTACTCGCTTAAAGGATTTGAAGTTGACAGGCTGCAATGTGTCACATCTGCCCTGTGAAATGGGGAGGCTGATTTCGTTGGAGACTTTGGATCTTAACGGAAACCATTTATGTACCCTGCCGGATAGTATCTGTAACCAATCTTGCTTGAAAAAGTTGTATTTGTCAGACTGTGCTCTGTCACATCTGCCCAACGAAATTGGGAAACTGGCCACATTAGAGACTTTGATTCTCGAAGGAAACAGTTTACTTGCCTTACCAGATAGTATCTGTAACCTTGCACGTTTGGAGAATTTGTCTTTGAAAGATTGCAATGTGACACATCTGCCCAGTGAAATTGGGCGGGTGATCTCATTGCGAACTTTGGATCTTGGAGGAAACAATTTACTTACCTTGCCGGATAGTATCTGTAACCTTGGTTGCTTGAGGGAGTTGTATTTGCCACACTGTAATATGTCACATCTGCCCGATGGAATTGGAATGTTGAGCTCGTTAACGTGTTTTGATCTGGAAAGTAACAATGTTTGTAGCCTACCAAATAGTTTCAGTGACCTTGCTAGCTTGGAAATACTCAGATTGAATAATTGTGGAAGGCTTCAATCACTTCCAGAGCTTCCAGTAAGTTTATGGCATGTAGATGCAAGCTACTGCACATTACTAGAATTCTTACATACGGGATTCAAGTGGCAAGCTGGACTATACATGTCCCTTCCAGGATGCAATATGTTAGCTAAGAACAATTTTGCAAATAATGTGATAGAAAGACTCGACCAGTataag GAATGGTCTGCACTGCGGAGAATAAGTGGCATTTATCTTCCAGGGGATGAGGTTCCTGATTGGTTCCAATACCAGTATACAGGGTCAGAATTATCTCTTGTGGTGCCGCCTTTGGTAACTCGGGGAATATTCGGCTGGATTTTGTGCATAGTTTTTAGGACTCACAAAAAACCTGGTCAACGGTCTTTTATGAGTATTTTCAGTAAGAGTAAGAAAACTGAATATTTCAATTTCCGAACTGAGGTAACATATCAAGATCAAGACCAGATGAAACTCCTCTATTTTCCATCAGATCTCACAGGAATCCATTTGTATGGCGGGGATAAATTGGAGATTGAGATAAGTCCATTTGACCGGGTGAAGACGTTGCCTTGGTTGACAGTTAAGAAGTGTGGAATTAATCTCATTTAtgagtag
- the LOC131315171 gene encoding disease resistance protein RPV1-like: METSWENEAPSLSSSIPSNFKYDVFLSFSGLDTRNNFTSHLLAALEQHGFHTFRDDTKLNRGENIGYELLKAIEESRISLVILSRNYAASRWCLDELVKIMECRETLQQIVVPIFYNVEPSDVRAQKGSLEEAFAKHEECLKEGLGGRVEKRREALT; the protein is encoded by the coding sequence ATGGAGACTTCTTGGGAAAATGAAGCCCCTTCCTTGTCCTCCTCCATCCCATCAAATTTCAAATATGACGTCTTTTTGAGTTTCAGTGGACTAGATACCCGCAACAATTTTACCAGCCATCTTTTAGCTGCTTTAGAGCAACATGGCTTTCATACATTTAGAGACGACACAAAGCTCAACCGAGGAGAAAATATTGGTTATGAACTTCTGAAAGCAATTGAGGAGTCAAGAATTTCGCTGGTCATTCTCTCAAGAAATTATGCTGCATCCAGGTGGTGCCTTGACGAACTTGTGAAGATCATGGAGTGCAGGGAGACCTTGCAACAGATTGTTGTGCCTATCTTTTATAACGTTGAGCCATCTGACGTGAGGGCGCAGAAGGGGAGTCTGGAAGAAGCATTTGCCAAGCATGAAGAGTGTCTTAAAGAGGGTTTAGGTGGCAGGGTGGAGAAGCGGAGGGAAGCTCTCACTTAG
- the LOC131315163 gene encoding disease resistance protein RUN1-like isoform X1 produces MEPDDVRIVAIWGMGGIGKTTIAKKLYNLIQHKFEGSSFLANIRETSKQPNGLVVLQKQLLSDILRTGTRILRNFDQGIEVIKRRAFCRKILLILDDVDDVQQLKALAVDQDFFGFGSRIIVTTRDISSLNVLKVDEIYEAEGLNEDESLELFRWHCFKKDHPTEDHLDLSRQVVHHVGGLPLALEVLGSFCCGKSIPQWKSAIAKLRKIPDDDVQGKLKISFDSLSKEVKELFLDMACFFVGTGQEFIVKILEGCNFFAEIGIRVLADRCLIKHDCNQIVMHDMLRDMGREIVRQESVKEPGRRSRLWYHEDALEVLVGGTGTEAVEGLFLNFHEPNEVQVNSKAFEKMNRLWLLHLNYVHLKEGYEHISRRLLWLCWNGFPLKCLPSSLHMENLVTLDLRYSSLKKAWKGTKILAKLKFLYLSHCYHLIETPNFSGLNNLEELLLNDCIRLVEVDKSIRFLNKLLVLDMKNCKKLWKLPSGILMLKSLKSLDLSGCSMLEKFSGFKGSPSKSQSSFLSSRIFRTKRVDSIVLSLSPIQGLSCLKELRMENCNLSCLPNEVGNLISLETLDLGRNNLRSLPDSICNLTRLKDLKLTGCNVSHLPCEMGRLISLETLDLNGNHLCTLPDSICNQSCLKKLYLSDCALSHLPNEIGKLATLETLILEGNSLLALPDSICNLARLENLSLKDCNVTHLPSEIGRVISLRTLDLGGNNLLTLPDSICNLGCLRELYLPHCNMSHLPDGIGMLSSLTCFDLESNNVCSLPNSFSDLASLEILRLNNCGRLQSLPELPVSLWHVDASYCTLLEFLHTGFKWQAGLYMSLPGCNMLAKNNFANNVIERLDQYKEWSALRRISGIYLPGDEVPDWFQYQYTGSELSLVVPPLVTRGIFGWILCIVFRTHKKPGQRSFMSIFSKSKKTEYFNFRTEVTYQDQDQMKLLYFPSDLTGIHLYGGDKLEIEISPFDRVKTLPWLTVKKCGINLIYE; encoded by the exons ATGGAACCAGATGATGTTCGCATTGTTGCAATATGGGGTATGGGTGGAATTGGTAAGACAACAATAGCTAAAAAGCTATATAATCTCATCCAACATAAATTTGAAGGTAGCAGCTTTCTTGCAAACATTAGAGAAACTTCGAAGCAACCAAATGGTCTGGTTGTTTTACAAAAGCAACTTCTTTCGGATATACTCCGAACTGGAACTCGTATCTTAAGAAATTTTGATCAAGGAATCGAGGTTATAAAACGGAGAGCTTTCTGTCGTAAGATTCTTCTTATTCTTGATGATGTGGATGATGTCCAACAATTGAAAGCATTAGCCGTAGACCAAGATTTCTTCGGTTTTGGAAGTAGGATTATCGTAACAACAAGAGATATTTCTTCTCTAAATGTTCTTAAAGTGGATGAGATATACGAGGCAGAGGGGTTGAACGAGGACGAATCTCTTGAACTCTTCAGGTGGCATTGCTTTAAGAAAGACCATCCTACAGAAGACCATTTGGACCTTTCACGCCAAGTTGTGCATCATGTTGGAGGGCTTCCATTAGCTCTTGAAGTTTTGGGTTCCTTTTGTTGTGGCAAGAGCATACCTCAATGGAAAAGTGCAATAGCGAAATTAAGAAAAATCCCTGATGATGATGTCCAAGGAAAACTTAAGATAAGTTTTGATTCGCTAAGCAAGGAAGTGAAGGAGTTGTTCCTAGATAtggcatgtttttttgttggaacaGGTCAAGAATTTATAGTAAAAATACTGGAAGGCTGCAACTTTTTTGCAGAAATTGGGATTCGGGTTCTAGCCGATCGGTGTCTCATAAAACATGACTGTAACCAAATTGTGATGCATGATATGCTTAGAGACATGGGCAGAGAAATCGTCCGGCAAGAATCTGTTAAGGAGCCAGGAAGGCGGAGCAGATTGTGGTATCATGAGGATGCTCTTGAAGTGCTGGTAGGTGGCACG GGAACTGAAGCTGTTGAAGGCCTCTTCCTAAACTTTCATGAGCCGAATGAGGTCCAAGTAAATTCAAAggcatttgaaaagatgaacagATTGTGGCTGCTTCATCTCAATTATGTTCATCTCAAGGAAGGTTACGAACATATCTCCAGAAGACTATTGTGGCTATGTTGGAATGGCTTCCCATTGAAATGTTTGCCATCAAGCCTACATATGGAGAATTTAGTTACTCTTGACTTGCGATATAGTAGCCTGAAAAAAGCATGGAAGGGAACCAAG ATCTTGGCCAAACTGAAATTCCTTTACCTAAGTCATTGCTATCACCTGATCGAAACCCCCAACTTCTCTGGCCTAAACAATCTTGAGGAACTGTTGCTTAATGATTGCATAAGGTTGGTAGAGGTTGACAAATCTATTAGATTTCTCAACAAACTTCTTGTACTAGATATGAAGAACTGTAAAAAACTTTGGAAGCTTCCTTCAGGCATTTTGATGTTGAAATCTCTCAAAAGCCTTGATCTCTCCGGCTGCTCCATGCTTGAAAAATTTTCCGGATTCAAAGGATCACCATCTAAATCACAGTCCTCATTCCTCTCATCTAGGATTTTCAGAACAAAGAGAGTGGATTCTATTGTTTTGTCACTTTCCCCTATACAAGGCTTAAGTTGCTTAAAAGAATTAAGGATGGAAAACTGCaatctgtcatgtctaccaaaTGAAGTTGGGAATTTAATCTCATTGGAGACTTTGGATCTTGGCAGAAATAATTTGCGTAGCTTACCAGATAGTATCTGCAACCTTACTCGCTTAAAGGATTTGAAGTTGACAGGCTGCAATGTGTCACATCTGCCCTGTGAAATGGGGAGGCTGATTTCGTTGGAGACTTTGGATCTTAACGGAAACCATTTATGTACCCTGCCGGATAGTATCTGTAACCAATCTTGCTTGAAAAAGTTGTATTTGTCAGACTGTGCTCTGTCACATCTGCCCAACGAAATTGGGAAACTGGCCACATTAGAGACTTTGATTCTCGAAGGAAACAGTTTACTTGCCTTACCAGATAGTATCTGTAACCTTGCACGTTTGGAGAATTTGTCTTTGAAAGATTGCAATGTGACACATCTGCCCAGTGAAATTGGGCGGGTGATCTCATTGCGAACTTTGGATCTTGGAGGAAACAATTTACTTACCTTGCCGGATAGTATCTGTAACCTTGGTTGCTTGAGGGAGTTGTATTTGCCACACTGTAATATGTCACATCTGCCCGATGGAATTGGAATGTTGAGCTCGTTAACGTGTTTTGATCTGGAAAGTAACAATGTTTGTAGCCTACCAAATAGTTTCAGTGACCTTGCTAGCTTGGAAATACTCAGATTGAATAATTGTGGAAGGCTTCAATCACTTCCAGAGCTTCCAGTAAGTTTATGGCATGTAGATGCAAGCTACTGCACATTACTAGAATTCTTACATACGGGATTCAAGTGGCAAGCTGGACTATACATGTCCCTTCCAGGATGCAATATGTTAGCTAAGAACAATTTTGCAAATAATGTGATAGAAAGACTCGACCAGTataag GAATGGTCTGCACTGCGGAGAATAAGTGGCATTTATCTTCCAGGGGATGAGGTTCCTGATTGGTTCCAATACCAGTATACAGGGTCAGAATTATCTCTTGTGGTGCCGCCTTTGGTAACTCGGGGAATATTCGGCTGGATTTTGTGCATAGTTTTTAGGACTCACAAAAAACCTGGTCAACGGTCTTTTATGAGTATTTTCAGTAAGAGTAAGAAAACTGAATATTTCAATTTCCGAACTGAGGTAACATATCAAGATCAAGACCAGATGAAACTCCTCTATTTTCCATCAGATCTCACAGGAATCCATTTGTATGGCGGGGATAAATTGGAGATTGAGATAAGTCCATTTGACCGGGTGAAGACGTTGCCTTGGTTGACAGTTAAGAAGTGTGGAATTAATCTCATTTAtgagtag
- the LOC131315160 gene encoding disease resistance protein RUN1-like, which translates to MASAWAQKPSSSSSSPIIPPQCRYDVFLSFSGIDTRNNFTSHLLAALERHGFHTFKDNTKLNRGEDIGYELLKAIEDSRISLVVLSRNYAASGWCLDELVKIMECWKTLQHIVFPIFYGVGPTDVRAQKGSLAEAFDKHAERFKDQSLGSKVEKWKEALTQIANLSGWDLPKLDNGDEAKLIQKIVEEVGNRLDIGHLNVADHQVGMESRLQELNVLLRMESSNVRIVGIWGIGGIGKTTIAMKQFNVIRHMFEGSSFLANVAETSKQPNGLVCLQEQLLLDICSNGTQNIRNSYQGIEVIKRRAFCRKVLLVLDDVDNVQQLKALAIDQDSFRSGTGSRIIITTRDVSLLNLLKVDEIYAAKELNRSESLQLLSWHAFKEDHPKGNYLDLSDQVVAYAGGLPLALEVLGSFLYGKSIHEWKSAISKLKKIPPVDVQAKLKISFDSLSDEVKELFLDMTCFFAGTYGVSTIKILEGCNFFAVIGIRVLADRCLIKYGPCDELMMHDLIRGMGREIVRQESVKEPGRRSRLWYKEDALEVLRDGTGTEAVEGLFLNFAEPNDIQVNPKAFEKMNRLWLLHLNYVNLSVGYEHISKRLLWLCWNGFPLKCVPSKLYMENLVTLDLSHSRLKQVWKGTKILGKLKFLYLSHCYYLTRTPDFSGLNNLQELLLNDCIRLVEVDDSIRFLKKLVVLDMKNCKKLQKLPSSIWMLKTLENLDLSGCSMLGKYSGIKLSKSLSPFLSFWNFRTKRVDSIGLSLSPVLGLSCLKELSMENCNLSCLPNEVGNLISLETLDLGRNNLRTLPDSICNLTLLKKLYLSHCDVSHLPSEIGRLVTLEALILEGNSLVNLPDSICNLTRLKNLNLSLCDVSHLPSEIGRLISLQKLNLGGNNLLTLPDSICNLACLEVLSLPHCNVSHLPDRIGMLSSLKWFDLRSNNVSILPNSFSDLASLEILHLSNCGRLQSLPKPPASLYRMHATNCTLLLERIPTEFNWPPGLCKPFQEWSTQRMTGVDLPGDEVPNWFPYQYTGSKLSLVVPPLVTRRIIGWNLCIVFRTHKKPGQRSCMYIFSKKNEDLQNENKYKTGVTYQDEDRIKLIYFPSVVTGIHLFGGDELEIEISPDDQEKTVPWLTVKKCGIQLVYEDDVDITGTYVL; encoded by the exons ATGGCTTCTGCTTGGGCGCAAAaaccctcttcttcttcttcctcccctATTATCCCACCGCAATGCAGATACGATGTCTTCTTGAGTTTCAGTGGCATCGATACCCGCAACAACTTTACCAGCCATCTTCTAGCCGCTTTAGAGCGACATGGTTTTCATACGTTCAAAGACAACACAAAGCTCAATAGAGGAGAGGATATTGGTTACGAGCTACTGAAAGCAATTGAGGATTCAAGAATTTCACTTGTTGTTCTCTCGAGAAATTATGCCGCGTCAGGGTGGTGCCTTGACGAACTTGTGAAGATCATGGAGTGCTGGAAGACCTTGCAACACATTGTTTTTCCTATCTTCTATGGCGTTGGGCCAACAGATGTGCGAGCACAAAAGGGGAGTCTTGCAGAAGCATTCGACAAACATGCAGAGCGTTTTAAAGATCAGAGTCTGGGTAGCAAGGTGGAGAAGTGGAAGGAAGCGCTTACTCAGATTGCCAACTTATCAGGCTGGGACTTGCCAAAGTTGGACAACGG GGATGAAGCAAAGTTAATTCAGAAAATCGTTGAAGAGGTCGGAAATAGATTAGACATTGGACATCTAAATGTTGCAGACCACCAAGTTGGAATGGAGTCTCGTCTGCAAGAACTCAATGTTCTTTTGCGGATGGAATCTAGCAATGTTCGCATTGTTGGAATATGGGGGATTGGTGGAATTGGTAAGACTACAATTGCTATGAAACAGTTTAATGTCATCCGACATATGTTTGAAGGTAGCAGTTTTCTTGCGAATGTTGCAGAAACTTCAAAGCAAccaaatggtttggtttgtttacaAGAGCAACTTCTTTTAGATATATGTAGCAACGGAACCCAGAATATAAGAAATTCCTATCAAGGAATCGAGGTTATAAAACGAAGAGCTTTCTGTCGAaaggttcttcttgttcttgatgatGTGGATAATGTCCAGCAATTGAAAGCATTAGCGATAGATCAAGATTCCTTCAGGTCTGGAACGGGAAGTAGGATTATCATAACAACAAGAGATGTGTCTTTGCTAAATTTGCTTAAAGTGGATGAGATATATGCAGCAAAGGAGTTAAATAGGAGTGAATCTCTTCAACTCTTAAGTTGGCATGCCTTTAAGGAAGACCATCCCAAAGGAAACTATTTGGACCTTTCGGATCAAGTCGTGGCCTATGCTGGAGGGCTTCCATTAGCTCTTGAAGTTTTGGGCTCCTTTCTGTATGGCAAGAGCATACATGAATGGAAAAGTGCaatatcaaaattgaaaaaaatcccTCCTGTAGATGTTCAAGCAAAACTTAAGATAAGTTTTGATTCTCTAAGTGATGAAGTGAAAGAGTTGTTCCTAGATATGACATGTTTTTTTGCTGGAACATATGGTGTTTCTACGATCAAAATACTTGAAGGCTGTAATTTTTTCGCTGTGATTGGAATTCGGGTTTTGGCCGATCGGTGTCTCATAAAATATGGGCCCTGTGATGAGCTTATGATGCATGATTTGATTAGAGGCATGGGCAGAGAAATTGTCCGACAAGAATCTGTTAAGGAGCCAGGGAGGCGTAGCAGATTATGGTATAAAGAGGATGCCCTTGAAGTGTTGAGAGATGGAACG GGAACTGAAGCGGTTGAAGGTCTCTTCCTAAACTTTGCTGAGCCGAATGACATCCAAGTGAATCCAAAGGCCTTTGAAAAGATGAACAGACTATGGCTACTTCATCTCAATTACGTTAACCTGAGCGTAGGTTATGAACATATCTCCAAAAGGTTACTATGGCTATGCTGGAATGGATTCCCGTTGAAATGTGTCCCATCAAAATTGTATATGGAGAATTTGGTTACTCTTGACTTGAGTCATAGTCGCCTAAAACAAGTATGGAAAGGAACCAAG ATCTTGGGTAAACTGAAATTCCTTTACCTCAGTCATTGCTATTACCTAACTAGAACCCCTGACTTCTCTGGACTCAACAATCTTCAGGAACTATTGCTTAATGATTGCATAAGGTTGGTAGAGGTCGACGATTCTATTAGATTTCTCAAAAAACTTGTTGTTCTAGATATGAAGAACTGTAAAAAACTTCAGAAGCTTCCCTCAAGCATTTGGATGTTGAAAACTCTTGAAAATCTTGATCTCTCTGGCTGCTCCATGCTTGGAAAATATTCTGGAATCAAGCTATCTAAATCACTGTCCCCATTCCTCTCATTTTGGAATTTCAGAACAAAGAGAGTGGATTCTATTGGTTTGTCACTTTCCCCTGTACTTGGCTTAAGTTGCTTAAAAGAATTGAGCATGGAAAACTGCAATTTGTCATGTCTACCAAATGAAGTTGGGAATTTGATCTCATTGGAGACTTTGGATCTTGGCAGAAATAATTTGCGTACCTTACCGGATAGTATCTGTAACCTTACTCTCTTGAAGAAGTTGTATTTGTCACACTGTGATGTGTCGCATCTGCCCAGTGAAATCGGGAGGTTGGTCACCTTGGAGGCTTTGATTCTTGAAGGAAACAGTTTAGTTAACTTACCGGATAGCATCTGCAACCTTACTCGCTTAAAGAATTTGAATTTGTCACTATGTGACGTGTCACATCTGCCTAGCGAAATTGGGCGGTTGATCTCATTGCAAAAGTTGAATCTTGGAGGAAACAATTTACTTACCTTGCCGGATAGTATCTGTAACCTTGCTTGCTTGGAGGTGTTGTCTTTGCCACACTGTAATGTGTCACATCTGCCCGACAGAATTGGAATGTTGAGCTCGTTAAAGTGGTTTGATCTTAGAAGTAACAATGTTAGTATCCTACCAAATAGTTTCAGTGACCTTGCGAGCTTGGAAATACTCCACTTGAGTAATTGTGGAAGGCTCCAATCACTTCCAAAGCCTCCAGCAAGTTTATACCGTATGCATGCAACCAACTGCACATTACTACTAGAAAGAATACCTACCGAATTCAACTGGCCACCTGGGTTGTGCAAGCCTTTTCAGGAATGGTCAACGCAGAGAATGACTGGTGTGGATCTTCCTGGGGATGAGGTTCCCAATTGGTTCCCTTACCAGTATACAGGGTCAAAATTATCTCTTGTGGTACCACCTCTGGTAACTCGGAGAATAATTGGCTGGAATTTATGCATAGTTTTCAGGACTCACAAAAAACCTGGTCAAAGGTCTTGTATGTATATTTTCagtaagaaaaatgaagacttGCAAAATGAAAACAAGTACAAAACTGGGGTAACGTACCAAGATGAAGATCGGATCAAACTCATCTATTTCCCATCAGTTGTCACAGGAATCCATTTGTTTGGCGGGGATGAATTGGAGATTGAGATAAGTCCAGATGACCAGGAGAAGACAGTGCCGTGGTTGACGGTGAAGAAGTGTGGGATTCAACTCGTTTATGAGGACGATGTAGACATTACAGGGACGTATGTTTTGTAA